The Erinaceus europaeus chromosome 4, mEriEur2.1, whole genome shotgun sequence genomic sequence TAAGAGTTTGACAGTCTCGGTATAATTAGATCTAATACTTGTTTAGCACTACAGACCATGTCAGGTAACATTAGTAATGTTACGTTAACTTGTCTAATCCTACCAGTTTTATGGGCAAAGTAAGTATTTTTTACTAAAAGCACTGCACCACAGTGGTTTATTGTGGGGGAGATTTATGGAATGTGGGatttcagagcatcaggcatgagggTCATTTGCATTACTCTTATGCTATCACCCCACCCAAAATACAATTTTAATCCTCAATTTATAGGGGAGGGACAGATAAACATAGATTAAAGAAAGTTGGCCAAGACCTTTAAGAGGTGTTGCCACAGTTTGAGTGCGACTGGTGGTGAAATCATGTTAAGGGTACTTGTATGGTGTCTCAGTGCAGTTCTCACAATAGCCTGAAGTAAGTATTAGCATAATATAATTGTCCACATTTTACAAGTAATGAAGTAAATGCTCAGAGGTGTTAAGTACTTTGCCCAAAGTCCTCTGACAGGTGGCAGAGCCAGGATTCAAACCCATGCAGTTCTGCTCCCAAGGACTGGGAGCAGAACTTCAGCATAACCTATGGTTTTCCAGGTGCAGGAGTCAGGAGACTGGGGTCTAGTCCCAGCTCTGTTACTAAGTCATAGTGTGAGTtggcgctgttgactggctacggaagaagggcaaacgctagaagaagaagaagtgtgagtTGGTGAAGGGTGTTTTAGAGACATAGACTCCGAACTTCTGAGTAAGACAGTCTCTATAGGCTCTGCTGTCATTAATTCTGATCCTAGGCTTCTATTTTTCTCCTACTGCTCACAGCTTGCCGCCCAGCCCCTGTTGGTCCCCCATGGCCCCGTGGAGCCGAGAGGCAGTGCTGAGTCTCTACCGGGCTCTGCTGCGCCAGGGCAGGGAGCTTCGCTACACTGATCGAGACTTCTACTTGGCTTCCATCCGCCGTGAGTTCCGGAAAAATCAGAAGCTAGAGGATCCTGCGGCCCGAGAGAAGCAGCTGGAAAAGGGTCTGGTGTTCCTTCACAGCAAACTGGGGGGAATTATTTAggattttctccttcctttcccatCATAATTCCAAGGTGAAGAAGACAAAGGTGCCTTCTGCAGACGTTCCTGTTCCTTCCCATCCCCACCTCACAGATGAAGTAAGAAGCCTCAGGTAAGCTTTATTTCTGTaggtttcacctttttttttcttttcctcacatTTACAAATCTGTTCCCTTACTGGGAACAAAACAGACCCTGAGTTTTAAGCCCCATCAGAACATAATTGTTATTACCATTTTCTTTTCACAGAACAGTTTACGTGTGAAAACGTTAGCAAAGACAATGGTTAAAACTATTAGAGCTCAGTTCCAGactgactcatttttttttcttcttttctttttttttctttttttcctccagggctatttctgggctcggtacctgcaccacgaatccacagctcctggaagccatttttccccccctttgttgcccttgttgtagcctcgttgtggttgttattattgccattgttgatgttgttcgttgttggataggacagagagaaatggagagaggaggggaagacagagaggggagagaaagatagacacctgcagacctacttcaccgcctgcgaagcgactcccctgcaggtagggagccgggggctcgaaccaggatccctacgccggtccttgcgctttgcgccacatgcacttaacccactgcaccaccgcctgacccccctgactcatttttatatttatttatttatttccttttgttgcccttttttttaattgttgtagttattactattgttattgatgtcattgttgttggataggacagagagaaatctagagaggaggggaagatataggaggagcgaaagatagacacctgcagacctgcttcacttcctgtgaagcgactcccttgcaggtggggagccagaggctggaaccaggatccttaacgccggtccttgcactttgcgccacccacacttaacccactgcgctaccg encodes the following:
- the LOC132538010 gene encoding mitochondrial ribosome and complex I assembly factor AltMIEF1; this translates as MAPWSREAVLSLYRALLRQGRELRYTDRDFYLASIRREFRKNQKLEDPAAREKQLEKGLVFLHSKLGGII